In Gigantopelta aegis isolate Gae_Host chromosome 6, Gae_host_genome, whole genome shotgun sequence, the following are encoded in one genomic region:
- the LOC121375691 gene encoding inversin-B-like, producing MDLPPPATKRLIKTALHQAILDCRLHQVRLLVFKHGVNIDSRDINGRTPLMLSCMIANPEYAYKMAKILLKSGASLNVKDNMERTALSYACMNGREGIVARILKEDVLDINEPDTDGNTPLHHSTLSSNPKIVEMLVEAFKKFGLNADRRNNLGYTALLLACKFGHYVSAHILLTRIQASPTLRDGEMYLNAADWTRRSHDVRMTLQNTIRRSLAFEREPTQHTLSFSRESTMYQKPFTPVCHHTKAQKNPLSCSFGSVLKLPALFETSVNDSDRSEVFIDGLEARQVLLNEIMDTEPKQRPFSTKTTNTRWAHPSTAKLMSLGRRSKTAVIPDMVTLFRIYSEQYQPDWKKYHRRSERKVTLVTSLDNTSAISGELPSLEAHAP from the coding sequence ATGGATCTGCCGCCTCCCGCCACGAAGAGGCTGATCAAGACGGCTCTCCACCAAGCCATTCTAGACTGTCGTCTACACCAGGTCAGACTGCTCGTTTTCAAACATGGCGTTAACATCGACAGTCGCGACATCAACGGCCGCACCCCGCTCATGCTGTCGTGCATGATAGCCAACCCGGAATATGCGTACAAGATGGCGAAGATCCTGTTGAAGTCTGGGGCGTCGCTCAACGTGAAAGACAACATGGAGAGAACCGCCCTCAGCTACGCCTGCATGAACGGACGGGAGGGCATCGTGGCCAGGATCCTCAAGGAGGACGTCCTGGACATCAACGAACCGGACACCGACGGCAACACGCCTCTTCATCACAGCACCTTAAGCAGCAATCCTAAAATAGTGGAGATGTTGGTTGAAGCCTTCAAGAAGTTCGGTTTGAACGCCGACAGAAGAAACAATCTTGGATATACGGCTCTGCTCCTTGCCTGCAAGTTTGGTCATTACGTGTCGGCCCACATCCTGCTGACGCGGATCCAGGCGTCCCCGACTCTGAGGGATGGGGAGATGTACCTGAACGCGGCAGACTGGACTCGCAGGAGCCACGATGTTCGGATGACCCTTCAGAACACCATCCGACGCTCGCTGGCCTTCGAGAGGGAGCCCACCCAGCACACGTTGTCGTTCTCCAGAGAGTCGACGATGTACCAGAAGCCGTTCACGCCCGTCTGCCATCACACCAAAGCACAGAAGAATCCACTAAGCTGCAGCTTCGGCTCGGTGTTGAAGCTGCCGGCGCTGTTTGAAACGTCTGTGAATGACAGTGATAGAAGCGAGGTCTTCATTGACGGACTGGAGGCAAGGCAGGTTCTGCTGAACGAAATCATGGACACAGAGCCCAAACAGCGACCTTTCTCGACGAAAACCACCAATACAAGATGGGCGCATCCATCCACGGCTAAACTGATGTCTTTGGGCAGACGCAGCAAAACGGCAGTAATTCCGGACATGGTAACGTTGTTTCGAATATATTCTGAGCAATATCAACCAGACTGGAAGAAATATCATCGTAGAAGTGAAAGAAAAGTGACGCttgtgacatcattagataACACATCTGCCATCAGTGGAGAACTTCCGTCACTGGAGGCGCATGCGCCGTAA